Proteins from a single region of Mucilaginibacter daejeonensis:
- a CDS encoding conjugal transfer protein TraI: MKALRILLIAAILSFGTYQANAQYQIITTIIKKVIKAIDLQVQRLQNKTIWLQNTQKTIENQLAKFRLDEISNWTDKQRKLYDEYYKELRKVKSAIAYYQRVKEVSMKQVALVGEYQRAWKLFGADKHFKPEELAEMQKVYLGILDASAKNLDQVMLAINPGKTQMTDQQRLEMINKAGDRLDENYGDLKQYNNQNMILSLHRSKDLNEVNTIKQYYGFH; this comes from the coding sequence ATGAAAGCATTGAGAATACTACTGATCGCCGCAATACTGTCATTCGGCACCTACCAGGCCAATGCCCAGTACCAGATCATCACCACGATCATCAAAAAAGTGATCAAAGCGATCGACCTGCAGGTGCAGCGCTTGCAGAACAAAACGATCTGGTTGCAGAACACCCAAAAGACGATCGAGAACCAGTTGGCCAAGTTCCGGTTGGATGAGATCTCCAACTGGACGGATAAGCAGCGCAAACTCTATGATGAATATTACAAAGAACTGCGCAAGGTCAAGTCGGCCATCGCCTATTACCAGCGGGTCAAAGAGGTCAGTATGAAACAGGTCGCTCTCGTCGGGGAATATCAGCGCGCCTGGAAGCTGTTCGGTGCCGATAAGCATTTCAAGCCGGAGGAACTGGCCGAGATGCAGAAAGTGTATTTAGGCATACTGGATGCCAGCGCCAAGAACCTTGACCAGGTGATGCTCGCCATCAACCCCGGTAAAACGCAGATGACCGACCAGCAGCGGCTGGAGATGATCAACAAGGCGGGTGACCGTCTCGATGAGAACTATGGGGACCTGAAGCAATACAATAACCAGAACATGATCCTGAGTTTGCACCGCAGCAAGGACCTGAACGAAGTGAACACCATCAAGCAATATTATGGCTTCCATTGA
- a CDS encoding TraG family conjugative transposon ATPase, translated as MKSAEHIFPICKVEHDAMVSVHGDVTIAFEVRLPELFTLSNEEYMAFHQAWVKAVRLLPKHSIFHKQDRFTSKGYKAAFGEHTFLSQASERFFNERPYLDHRCLMMLTKRPNNHRPVSSAMSTLMRRHITPKEAVSAEHFRDFTDQAGQFKRVLEDSGLVELRRLSNDELAGTEIKAGILEQYCFLLGDADKPLLRDIHLKDGIRIGDDHGQLFTLADVNDLPALCGPRVTYDAYSTDKTKFSTGFTTPVGALLDCDHIYNQYLIIGDAAKTIKALEAKKLRLRSLAGYSRENAIGHDAIQEFLNEAISQQRLPVKAHFNILAWTSDLNEQKEVKNKVSSALAQLDAQPKQETDGAPQIWWAGLPGNAGDLPINDTFDTFAEQACCFLNLETNYRSSVSPCGIRLGDRLSGRPLHVDLSDEPMKSGITTNRNKFILGPSGSGKSFFTNHLLRSYYEQGAHIVLVDVGHSYEGLCEFVGGYYFTYSEQKPISFNPFHIGEGDTLDTEKRESIKAMILALWKKEDEGVQRSEYIAISDALFHYYEQLDGFACFDTFYEFLKGPFYETMKESKVKDKHFDIDNLLFVLRPYYKGGEYDYLLNATENLELLQRRFIVFELDNIKDHPILFPVVTLIIMETFVSKMRKLPKETRKMILIEEAWKAIAREGMAEYIKYLFKTVRKYFGEALVVTQDIEDIISSPVVKQAIINNSDCKILLDQRKYQNDFPKIQQLLGITDKETAMIMSMNRANDPRYRYKEVFISLNGQLSRVYRTEVSREEYWTYTTESSEKAKVKKCQAKYGDIKKAISVIVQEEKEGKEKAA; from the coding sequence ATGAAAAGCGCTGAGCACATCTTTCCGATCTGTAAAGTGGAGCATGACGCGATGGTCTCTGTCCATGGTGATGTGACCATTGCCTTCGAGGTGCGCCTGCCCGAACTGTTCACCCTTTCCAACGAGGAATACATGGCCTTTCACCAGGCCTGGGTGAAAGCGGTGAGGCTTCTCCCGAAACACAGCATCTTCCATAAACAGGACCGTTTTACCAGTAAAGGTTACAAAGCAGCATTTGGTGAGCACACCTTTTTGAGCCAGGCCAGCGAGCGTTTTTTCAACGAGCGGCCGTATCTCGACCATCGCTGCCTGATGATGCTCACCAAACGTCCCAACAACCATAGGCCCGTGAGCAGCGCCATGAGCACGCTGATGCGCAGGCACATCACCCCGAAAGAAGCCGTAAGCGCCGAACATTTCCGCGACTTCACCGACCAGGCCGGGCAGTTCAAGCGCGTACTGGAGGACAGCGGCCTCGTGGAACTGCGAAGGTTGAGCAATGATGAACTTGCAGGTACAGAAATTAAGGCAGGTATACTGGAACAATACTGTTTCCTCTTGGGCGATGCCGACAAACCGCTACTGCGGGACATTCACCTGAAGGACGGTATACGGATCGGTGATGATCACGGCCAGCTCTTTACCCTGGCCGATGTGAACGACCTGCCCGCCCTGTGCGGGCCAAGGGTCACCTATGATGCCTACAGCACGGACAAGACCAAGTTCAGCACGGGTTTTACCACACCGGTCGGTGCGCTGCTGGATTGTGACCACATCTATAACCAGTACCTCATCATCGGTGATGCGGCCAAAACGATCAAAGCGCTCGAAGCGAAAAAGCTAAGGCTGCGTTCGCTCGCCGGTTACTCGCGGGAGAATGCCATCGGTCATGATGCCATACAGGAGTTCCTGAATGAGGCGATCAGCCAGCAACGGTTGCCGGTCAAAGCCCATTTCAATATCCTTGCCTGGACGAGTGACCTCAATGAACAAAAAGAGGTCAAGAACAAGGTCAGTTCGGCGTTGGCGCAACTGGACGCCCAGCCCAAACAGGAAACGGATGGTGCGCCGCAGATCTGGTGGGCTGGTCTGCCCGGCAACGCGGGAGACCTGCCCATCAACGATACTTTTGATACGTTCGCTGAGCAGGCCTGCTGTTTCCTCAACCTGGAGACCAACTACCGGAGCAGCGTGTCACCCTGCGGGATACGGCTGGGTGACCGCCTCAGCGGCAGGCCCCTTCACGTCGACCTGAGCGATGAACCGATGAAGAGCGGTATCACTACCAACCGCAACAAGTTCATCTTAGGCCCATCGGGCAGCGGAAAGTCGTTCTTCACCAACCACCTGCTGCGTAGCTACTATGAACAGGGTGCCCATATCGTACTGGTCGATGTTGGCCATAGTTATGAAGGCCTATGCGAGTTCGTGGGCGGCTATTACTTCACCTACAGTGAGCAAAAGCCGATCAGCTTCAATCCCTTCCATATAGGTGAAGGCGATACGCTCGATACTGAAAAGCGGGAAAGCATCAAGGCCATGATCCTGGCCTTATGGAAAAAAGAGGATGAAGGCGTGCAACGCTCTGAATACATCGCGATCTCCGATGCGCTGTTCCATTACTATGAGCAACTGGATGGCTTTGCCTGCTTCGATACGTTCTACGAGTTCCTGAAAGGCCCGTTCTACGAAACGATGAAGGAAAGCAAGGTAAAAGATAAACACTTTGACATCGATAACCTGCTGTTCGTGTTGCGGCCGTACTATAAAGGCGGGGAATATGACTATTTGCTCAATGCCACCGAAAACCTCGAGCTGCTGCAACGTCGCTTTATCGTGTTCGAGCTGGACAATATCAAAGATCACCCGATCCTGTTCCCGGTGGTGACGCTCATCATCATGGAGACCTTTGTTTCCAAGATGCGCAAGTTACCCAAGGAGACGCGAAAAATGATCCTGATCGAGGAGGCCTGGAAAGCGATCGCAAGGGAAGGCATGGCCGAATACATCAAATACCTGTTCAAAACGGTGCGTAAGTATTTTGGCGAAGCATTGGTGGTGACGCAGGACATCGAGGATATCATCAGTTCACCCGTGGTCAAACAGGCCATCATCAATAACAGTGACTGTAAGATCCTGCTCGACCAACGCAAGTACCAGAACGATTTCCCGAAGATCCAGCAACTCTTAGGCATCACCGATAAGGAGACGGCGATGATCATGAGCATGAACCGCGCGAACGACCCGAGGTACCGCTACAAGGAAGTGTTCATCAGTCTGAACGGCCAGCTCTCCCGCGTGTACCGCACGGAAGTAAGCCGCGAGGAATACTGGACCTATACCACCGAATCGAGCGAGAAGGCCAAAGTGAAAAAGTGCCAGGCCAAGTATGGCGATATCAAAAAAGCCATTTCGGTCATCGTGCAGGAAGAAAAAGAAGGAAAGGAGAAAGCCGCATGA
- a CDS encoding DUF4133 domain-containing protein — MYAINKGINRPVEFKGLQAQYIMYLGIGLVLLLLLFTVLYLAGIKIYICLSVILGSGSALFYKVFQLSHKYGEHGLMKMAAKRQIPNYIKFSTRRIFYEKR, encoded by the coding sequence ATGTACGCGATCAATAAAGGTATCAACAGGCCTGTCGAGTTCAAGGGACTTCAGGCTCAATACATCATGTACCTGGGTATAGGCTTAGTGCTATTGTTGCTTTTATTCACGGTCCTATACTTGGCCGGCATCAAGATATACATCTGCCTGTCGGTCATATTGGGATCGGGCAGTGCATTGTTCTATAAGGTCTTCCAACTCAGTCATAAGTATGGCGAGCACGGCCTGATGAAAATGGCCGCCAAACGGCAAATACCCAATTACATCAAATTCAGCACAAGGAGGATCTTTTATGAAAAGCGCTGA
- a CDS encoding DUF4134 domain-containing protein produces MKIKEIKKKISRYDNLRSSVITLLLLTFTFPLYAQDGNAGINEATGQVKGYFEGGTSLMYAIGAIIGLVGAVKVYKKFQDGDGDTGKVASAWFGGCIFLVVVSTILKSFFGV; encoded by the coding sequence ATGAAGATCAAAGAAATTAAAAAAAAGATCTCCCGGTACGATAATCTGAGGAGCTCAGTGATCACGCTTTTGCTGCTCACATTTACCTTTCCCCTATATGCCCAGGACGGCAACGCGGGTATCAATGAAGCGACCGGCCAGGTCAAAGGCTATTTTGAAGGTGGCACAAGTCTGATGTACGCCATAGGCGCGATCATCGGGTTGGTCGGTGCCGTAAAGGTCTACAAGAAATTTCAGGATGGTGACGGTGATACCGGGAAGGTGGCGTCTGCCTGGTTCGGTGGTTGCATCTTTTTGGTCGTCGTCTCCACCATTCTCAAGTCATTCTTTGGCGTTTAA
- a CDS encoding RteC domain-containing protein gives MAKLKNYISSYVFQDTDEEIEFFKVVKPRFYSKYIYFISVYNFLMKRPTGAEDHLKEYIYSELADLKRYFDHNAAFYQYYRSGSTLMDRVYFTRGGFDVHVELEKFEEDEIYSTSHDYKLSNIIANERYQEFLNTELIRINNPDEARTEQDMELPLTWTFNKTDLIELIYALVAAGVFNNGNVEIRSVVNCFQMVFHIELGAYYHKYTDITRRKKDRTAFLDKLKISLLRRIDEKFDHDAHGQSSMNF, from the coding sequence ATGGCAAAACTTAAGAATTACATTTCCAGTTATGTATTTCAGGACACCGATGAAGAGATCGAGTTCTTTAAGGTCGTAAAGCCTCGTTTTTACAGCAAGTACATCTATTTTATCAGCGTTTATAATTTCCTGATGAAACGCCCTACCGGGGCCGAAGATCACCTCAAGGAATATATCTACTCGGAACTGGCCGACCTTAAACGGTATTTCGACCATAACGCAGCTTTTTATCAATATTATCGTTCAGGCTCAACGCTGATGGATCGGGTCTATTTTACCAGGGGTGGCTTCGATGTGCATGTGGAACTGGAAAAATTCGAAGAGGATGAGATCTATTCCACCAGCCACGATTATAAGTTGTCAAATATCATTGCCAACGAACGATACCAGGAGTTTCTGAACACAGAACTGATCAGGATCAACAATCCGGACGAAGCCCGTACAGAGCAAGATATGGAACTACCCTTGACCTGGACCTTTAACAAGACCGACCTCATCGAGCTGATCTATGCGCTTGTAGCTGCGGGTGTATTCAATAACGGTAATGTAGAGATCCGTTCGGTGGTGAACTGTTTCCAAATGGTTTTCCACATTGAACTCGGTGCCTATTATCACAAATACACGGATATCACCCGCCGGAAGAAGGACCGCACGGCTTTCCTCGATAAATTGAAGATCTCGCTGTTGAGGAGGATCGATGAGAAGTTCGACCATGATGCCCATGGTCAAAGCTCTATGAATTTTTAG
- the mobC gene encoding conjugal transfer protein MobC, with the protein MQTGENEQALRKVIDLTRFISLAILFIHFYLCCFTTFRSWGLSVTIVNRLLLPVSQLFIFQSMLWAKAGSLITLLISLLGSKGKKDEKICLGTIITYCLTGLLLFWLSGFVLDTRLDTGFKAILYIGLTMVGYLLLLSGLSLLFRRLKLRSGEDVFNLENETFPQEERLLENEYSVNLPAMYRLKGKVRKSWINIINPFRGTLICGSPGSGKSYFVIRHIITQHIRKGFSMLVYDFKYDDLTKIVYNTLLRYGHLYPVRPSLYVIDLEKAMHRANPLGPETMLDITDALDASRTIMLGLNREWIKKQGDFFVESPINFVTAIMWFLRKYENGRFCTLPHVIELAQADYHELFTLLSKEPQIQALIDPFISAWKNEAFDQLEGQIASAKISLARLSSPQLYYVLSGNDLSLDINDPQAPKIVCLANDPQKAQVNGAVLSLYINRINKLVNQKGRQKCSLIFDEFPTIYFNGIDNLIATARSNRVAVTLAVQDHSQLKKEYGRDQAEVIMNIVGNVISGQVSGDTAKQLSERFGKINQQKESVSINSSDTSVSRSTQLDLAIPPSKIAGLSSGHFVGMVADDPTVKIEHKVFHNEIQNDHQAIAEEERNYQDIPPVRPADPDLILSCYQQIRDDIHQLINTLAN; encoded by the coding sequence ATGCAAACCGGTGAGAACGAACAGGCTTTACGAAAGGTCATCGACCTTACAAGGTTCATCAGCCTGGCTATCCTATTTATCCATTTCTATTTATGCTGCTTCACCACATTTCGGAGCTGGGGCCTCAGCGTAACCATCGTGAACAGGCTGCTGCTCCCGGTCTCGCAGTTGTTCATCTTTCAAAGTATGCTTTGGGCCAAGGCAGGAAGCCTGATCACATTACTAATCTCGTTGCTGGGAAGCAAAGGCAAAAAAGACGAGAAGATCTGCCTTGGAACGATCATCACGTATTGTCTTACCGGGCTTTTGCTCTTTTGGTTAAGTGGTTTTGTATTGGACACCAGGCTTGATACAGGTTTCAAAGCTATACTGTATATAGGTTTGACCATGGTGGGGTATCTCCTCCTGCTCTCAGGTCTGAGTTTATTGTTCAGAAGATTGAAGTTGAGATCGGGCGAGGATGTGTTCAACTTGGAGAATGAGACCTTCCCTCAGGAGGAACGATTGCTGGAGAATGAGTATTCAGTGAACCTGCCTGCCATGTATAGGCTCAAAGGCAAGGTCCGCAAAAGCTGGATCAATATCATCAACCCTTTTCGAGGTACCTTGATCTGTGGCAGCCCAGGCTCGGGTAAGTCATATTTTGTGATCAGGCACATCATCACTCAGCATATCAGAAAAGGATTCTCCATGCTCGTATATGACTTCAAATATGACGACCTGACCAAGATCGTTTACAACACCCTTTTGCGATATGGTCATCTCTACCCGGTCAGGCCATCTCTGTATGTGATCGACCTCGAAAAGGCCATGCATCGGGCAAATCCCTTAGGGCCCGAAACGATGCTGGACATTACCGATGCATTAGATGCCAGCCGGACCATTATGCTCGGCTTGAACCGGGAATGGATCAAGAAGCAGGGTGATTTCTTCGTCGAGTCGCCTATCAACTTCGTGACGGCTATCATGTGGTTCCTTAGGAAATATGAGAACGGGCGCTTTTGTACCTTGCCCCACGTTATCGAACTGGCGCAGGCTGATTATCACGAGCTTTTTACCCTACTATCAAAGGAACCCCAGATCCAGGCCTTGATCGACCCTTTTATCTCGGCCTGGAAGAACGAAGCGTTCGATCAACTGGAAGGTCAGATCGCAAGTGCAAAGATCAGTCTGGCGCGATTATCATCGCCACAACTTTACTATGTTCTGAGTGGGAATGACCTATCGTTGGATATTAACGACCCGCAAGCACCAAAGATCGTATGCCTGGCGAATGACCCGCAGAAAGCACAGGTCAACGGTGCGGTTCTATCCCTATACATCAACCGCATCAATAAGCTGGTGAACCAGAAAGGCCGTCAAAAATGCAGTTTGATCTTTGATGAGTTCCCGACCATTTACTTTAACGGTATCGATAACCTGATCGCCACGGCCAGGTCCAATAGAGTGGCGGTCACACTAGCTGTACAGGACCATAGTCAGCTTAAAAAAGAATATGGCCGGGATCAGGCAGAGGTCATTATGAATATTGTCGGCAATGTGATCAGCGGACAGGTGTCCGGTGATACAGCCAAGCAACTCTCAGAGCGTTTCGGAAAGATCAACCAACAAAAAGAGAGCGTATCGATCAACAGCAGCGACACCTCAGTTAGCCGTTCGACCCAACTTGATCTCGCCATCCCTCCTTCTAAGATCGCAGGCCTGTCATCTGGACACTTCGTGGGTATGGTCGCTGATGACCCTACCGTAAAGATCGAACATAAAGTTTTCCATAATGAGATACAGAACGATCATCAGGCGATCGCCGAGGAAGAGCGTAATTATCAGGACATCCCTCCTGTCAGACCTGCTGATCCAGACTTGATCCTATCCTGCTACCAACAGATACGCGATGATATCCATCAACTGATCAATACTTTAGCAAATTGA
- a CDS encoding relaxase/mobilization nuclease domain-containing protein: MCSGKAELIMAQGYLKEPCDLTFDNKVERLTDLTRRNERTQVNALHVSLNFAMGENLGQGTLQQIANEYMEGLGFGRQPYLVYQHYDAGHPHLHIVSTNIRPDGDRISFHLLANKASELSRKKVEKDFGLIKAEDQRKDQKLFPSLSLEQVTYGRSETKRAITNVVNEVLRTYKFTSLPELNAVLNTFNVTADRGGKESKMFEKNGLVYWALDVKGGKIGVPIKASSIYGKPTIRTLEGRFTLNEVLRKVLRVELRDRIDKVLANSNTTAEFQVKLKDQNIDAIFRHSNDGRLYGVTFVDHHIKAVFNGSDLCKEHSANGLSQHFAQRTDPAILPQQTMVLRTDLSIRSSLVSDDGQHYDDRSAIEVLFQGERERTDTIGDTQQRKRKKKRRGHSL; encoded by the coding sequence GTGTGTTCGGGAAAGGCAGAACTGATCATGGCTCAGGGCTATCTGAAGGAACCGTGTGACCTCACTTTTGATAACAAGGTCGAGCGGTTGACAGACCTGACCAGAAGGAACGAACGTACGCAGGTCAACGCGCTGCATGTCTCGTTGAACTTTGCCATGGGCGAAAATTTAGGTCAGGGAACGTTGCAGCAGATAGCAAATGAGTACATGGAAGGTTTAGGGTTTGGCAGGCAGCCCTATTTGGTCTATCAGCACTACGATGCCGGTCATCCGCACCTCCATATCGTTTCGACGAATATCAGACCGGACGGAGATAGGATCAGTTTTCATTTGCTGGCGAATAAGGCGTCAGAGCTATCTAGAAAAAAGGTAGAGAAAGATTTTGGACTGATCAAGGCAGAAGATCAGAGGAAAGATCAAAAGCTTTTCCCCTCCCTATCCCTGGAGCAGGTCACCTATGGTCGGTCAGAAACTAAACGGGCAATAACCAATGTGGTCAACGAGGTGTTGCGCACCTACAAGTTTACCAGCCTTCCTGAATTGAATGCTGTACTGAACACCTTCAATGTGACCGCTGACCGAGGTGGCAAAGAATCGAAGATGTTCGAGAAGAACGGGTTGGTCTATTGGGCTTTAGATGTTAAAGGTGGTAAGATCGGCGTCCCCATTAAGGCCAGTAGCATTTATGGCAAGCCAACGATCAGAACTCTTGAGGGGCGGTTTACCTTGAATGAGGTACTGAGAAAAGTTCTTAGGGTAGAACTAAGAGATCGAATTGACAAGGTACTTGCTAACTCAAATACGACAGCTGAATTTCAGGTGAAGTTGAAGGATCAAAATATCGATGCCATCTTCAGACACAGCAACGATGGCAGGCTGTATGGCGTCACTTTCGTTGATCATCACATTAAGGCGGTATTCAATGGCAGCGATCTATGCAAAGAACACAGCGCTAACGGTCTCTCTCAACATTTTGCGCAGAGAACTGATCCGGCGATTCTGCCCCAGCAAACTATGGTGTTACGTACAGATCTATCTATAAGATCATCCTTGGTGAGCGATGATGGGCAACACTATGATGACCGGTCGGCTATCGAGGTCCTTTTTCAGGGAGAAAGAGAACGTACGGACACTATTGGAGATACCCAGCAAAGAAAGCGTAAGAAAAAGCGCAGAGGTCATTCACTTTAA
- a CDS encoding plasmid mobilization protein, which produces MENEQENRERKITTRFKPGEFLLIDRRFKKTRFRKMSEYIRCVLLERPVTVNYRDRSMDDMLEELSLLRRELNAIGNSLNQAVRQINAAHGSADNRLWLTLMSIIGTKVDPAIAQIKERMQNFSELWSQKLRPDDVSSAQ; this is translated from the coding sequence ATGGAAAATGAACAAGAGAACCGTGAACGAAAGATCACGACAAGGTTCAAACCAGGTGAGTTCCTGCTGATCGACCGGCGTTTCAAAAAGACACGCTTCCGCAAAATGAGCGAGTACATTCGGTGCGTTCTTTTGGAGAGACCGGTGACGGTCAACTATCGCGACCGCTCTATGGATGACATGCTGGAGGAGCTTTCATTATTACGCAGGGAGCTCAATGCCATTGGCAATAGTTTGAATCAAGCTGTCCGGCAGATCAACGCTGCACATGGTTCGGCCGACAACCGGCTCTGGCTGACCTTGATGTCGATCATCGGGACCAAAGTAGACCCGGCCATTGCCCAGATCAAAGAGCGGATGCAAAACTTTTCAGAACTATGGTCGCAAAAATTAAGACCGGACGATGTATCGTCGGCGCAATAA
- a CDS encoding helix-turn-helix domain-containing protein, with product MADHNEIPQDFLKVNRNQLITVQDLLDFKQQLIVDIKKLLKEQPGQPGHHWLKAFEIKKMLRLSESKLQYLRDKGLIPFKKLGGITYYNSEEIEKLMGSGKLNDQIKMA from the coding sequence ATGGCAGATCATAATGAAATCCCACAGGACTTTCTTAAAGTTAACCGTAATCAGCTGATCACGGTTCAGGACTTACTCGACTTTAAGCAACAGCTAATTGTCGATATTAAAAAGCTACTGAAAGAACAACCTGGTCAGCCTGGCCACCATTGGCTAAAAGCTTTTGAGATCAAAAAAATGCTCCGCCTGTCCGAAAGCAAACTGCAATATCTTCGGGACAAGGGCCTGATCCCTTTCAAAAAACTGGGTGGTATCACCTATTACAATTCCGAGGAAATCGAAAAGCTGATGGGCTCCGGCAAGTTGAACGATCAAATCAAGATGGCATGA